From Echinicola jeungdonensis, the proteins below share one genomic window:
- a CDS encoding Gfo/Idh/MocA family protein codes for MTKEGKLRLGILGLGEGRSTISAALHSKKITLQKMCDVNQALCEQRAKEFDFHQYTTRYEDMLEDPEIDAIGIYTPDKLHATHIKMAMENGKHVVCTKPLLDDLKDAKELIDIQRKTGKRLFVGQSSRFFEPLKRQRADFKKGLIGDLITLEAYYNADHRWFLSKPWALEPSFKWLYGGLSHPVDFIRWYLPEIDEVMGYGMLSANGKKGGLKNPDTMQFIYKAKDGRIARVSGAYSGPVQPALRDSEMSCILRGTEGSSQGDYMELRYAITDSTGEEQVVTWEHKSKHYFRFEGKSHHAGEYNNYLEHFADSINYDFVAYPDLKEGIGTIALLKTMEKTLQTGKPEKVDDIIAEYDLHEYLKREPVEK; via the coding sequence ATGACAAAGGAAGGAAAGCTAAGACTGGGGATATTAGGACTAGGCGAAGGAAGAAGTACTATTTCTGCAGCCCTCCACAGTAAGAAAATTACTTTGCAAAAAATGTGTGATGTCAATCAGGCGCTTTGTGAGCAAAGAGCCAAAGAGTTTGACTTTCACCAATATACTACCCGGTATGAGGACATGTTGGAGGATCCGGAAATTGATGCCATAGGCATTTATACACCAGACAAACTCCATGCCACTCATATCAAAATGGCCATGGAAAATGGCAAGCACGTGGTCTGTACCAAGCCTTTATTGGATGACCTGAAAGATGCCAAGGAGCTGATTGACATTCAGAGAAAGACCGGTAAAAGGCTTTTTGTGGGACAAAGCAGTCGATTTTTTGAACCCTTGAAGCGCCAAAGAGCAGATTTCAAAAAAGGATTGATTGGAGATTTAATCACCTTGGAAGCTTACTATAATGCCGATCACCGTTGGTTTTTGTCCAAACCCTGGGCTTTGGAACCTTCCTTCAAATGGTTGTATGGTGGATTGAGCCACCCTGTGGATTTTATCAGGTGGTATTTGCCTGAAATAGATGAAGTAATGGGCTATGGCATGCTCAGCGCCAATGGTAAAAAAGGTGGCTTGAAAAACCCTGATACCATGCAGTTTATCTATAAAGCGAAAGACGGTCGCATTGCCCGGGTATCAGGAGCTTATTCCGGTCCAGTACAGCCCGCCTTGAGGGACAGTGAGATGAGTTGTATCCTCAGAGGCACTGAAGGTAGCAGCCAGGGAGATTACATGGAGCTTAGATATGCGATCACCGATAGCACAGGTGAAGAGCAGGTGGTGACCTGGGAACACAAATCCAAGCACTATTTCCGCTTTGAAGGAAAAAGCCACCATGCAGGGGAATACAACAACTACCTGGAGCACTTCGCGGACAGTATCAACTATGATTTTGTCGCCTATCCTGATTTGAAAGAAGGTATTGGCACCATTGCCCTGCTGAAAACCATGGAAAAAACTTTACAAACTGGCAAACCTGAAAAGGTAGATGACATCATAGCCGAATATGACCTTCATGAATACCTGAAAAGGGAACCTGTAGAAAAATAA
- a CDS encoding RagB/SusD family nutrient uptake outer membrane protein, whose protein sequence is MKRSKIIYALSLAALFSCTDLDEELKSDLPAAKAKEFLNANVDFSSLMETVYRDFDSRFIQHAGCVWLFQEISADGAIVPSRPSGWDNGGVYRQLHTHTWVPQNPYIQSLWNGLNKGIFDATNVLNFDPTQELAAEARFLRAFFMYNVLDLFNQVPFREPGDNLLEPSTVLKGAEATDFIISEVEEVLPLLTQGGPAYRASQNAAHGLLAKLYLNRAVYENRENPQFDQADLDKVIEHVDAIEGKSLDFYWDSFSPNNNEASTELVFTIEGKGGVRSHSLWVWWHAIFPGEMTLPNGGGWNGFASTPEVYELFEEDDIRRYYDHPVTTPRGYNAGFLTGQQYDADGDPIPNVVFTKEIPTIVGASLYNGYRPVKYIPDYENPGAADNDIVLLRYADLLLMKAEALLRKGMDTEALAIVNDIREMRGVDALGSLDLDVLLDERGRELFWEGHRRQDMVRYGKFLGSWTLKEPSDPKYLIFPIPPADVLANPNLDQNPDF, encoded by the coding sequence ATGAAAAGATCAAAAATAATATATGCTTTATCACTGGCCGCTCTTTTTTCCTGTACCGATTTGGATGAGGAGCTAAAATCCGATTTGCCAGCGGCCAAAGCCAAGGAATTCCTGAATGCCAATGTGGACTTTAGTTCCCTGATGGAAACTGTTTACCGTGACTTTGACAGCCGCTTTATCCAACACGCTGGTTGTGTATGGCTGTTTCAGGAAATCAGCGCAGATGGAGCCATCGTACCCTCCAGGCCTTCAGGCTGGGACAATGGCGGGGTTTACCGTCAATTACATACCCATACTTGGGTGCCTCAAAACCCTTACATACAGTCTCTTTGGAATGGTTTAAACAAAGGGATTTTCGATGCAACCAATGTGCTGAACTTTGATCCGACCCAGGAATTGGCAGCAGAAGCCCGCTTCCTGAGAGCTTTCTTTATGTACAATGTGCTTGATTTATTTAATCAGGTACCTTTCCGCGAGCCAGGTGATAATTTGCTGGAACCTTCCACTGTATTGAAGGGGGCAGAGGCAACAGACTTTATCATCAGCGAGGTGGAGGAAGTATTGCCTCTACTTACTCAGGGTGGCCCAGCTTACAGGGCTTCCCAAAATGCAGCCCATGGTTTATTAGCCAAGCTTTACCTGAACAGGGCAGTGTATGAAAACCGGGAAAACCCACAATTTGACCAGGCAGATTTGGACAAAGTGATTGAACATGTGGATGCCATTGAAGGTAAATCTTTGGATTTCTATTGGGACAGCTTTAGCCCAAATAATAATGAAGCTTCCACAGAATTGGTGTTTACCATTGAAGGAAAAGGTGGAGTTCGTTCCCACTCTTTATGGGTATGGTGGCATGCCATCTTCCCTGGAGAAATGACCCTGCCAAATGGTGGGGGTTGGAATGGGTTTGCTTCCACCCCGGAAGTGTATGAACTGTTTGAAGAAGATGATATCCGTCGTTATTACGACCATCCGGTTACTACTCCGAGGGGTTACAATGCCGGATTCCTGACCGGACAGCAATATGATGCTGACGGGGATCCAATTCCTAATGTGGTATTTACCAAGGAGATCCCGACTATAGTAGGGGCATCCTTGTATAATGGTTACCGGCCAGTGAAGTACATTCCGGATTATGAAAATCCGGGAGCTGCGGACAATGATATTGTCTTGTTGAGATACGCCGACTTATTATTGATGAAAGCAGAAGCATTGCTGAGAAAAGGAATGGATACCGAGGCCTTGGCCATTGTCAATGATATCCGTGAAATGCGTGGTGTGGATGCATTGGGAAGCTTGGATTTGGATGTCTTGTTGGACGAGAGAGGTAGAGAATTGTTCTGGGAAGGACACCGTCGCCAGGATATGGTGAGGTATGGAAAATTCCTTGGTTCTTGGACTTTGAAGGAACCTTCAGATCCAAAATACCTGATTTTCCCTATTCCACCTGCTGATGTTTTGGCTAATCCTAATCTGGATCAAAATCCTGATTTCTAA
- a CDS encoding CASTOR/POLLUX-related putative ion channel, which yields MRRKKLRILESFNFFLERQFIRGAHVQLFFVALLIGLLSVIGGALVLPSGEPTDSLGEAIWWAFLRLSDPGYLGDDEGTWRRLISTLITVAGYVVFLGSLVAIITTWLNRKIRILEQGLTPVTATNHIVILGWTNRTIHIAAELFQSTGRLKKFLQRHGVRKLKLIILSDDVTPDRLQELKDHPLIGERANEVILRSGDPIDREHLRRVDSLNASAIIIPSQTYTQSELITPDVETIKTLLSLNAEANGNFNHDLPYVVAEIQDENKLKAAYRAYSGPLEVISSDNIISRLIAQNVRHYGLSEVYNELLSNNFNNNLYARDFPEIIGKEMGFIKSHYDAAIVLGVVRKTNQKFEPFLNPPDDFEVKGEDRLILLARKMEDTEFEIEAPETFQESDVSIEYKGSLPIEEDSGIKQLLILGWNHQIPALIKELGSYEDEAYHVTIVSLRPPEERQKEIDLHGVQRGRLACEHLQVDYIRESELRGIHPEKFDNIILVSSGRLTDEEEADARTIVGYTLLEEILEGREKKPHILLELSDPSNEILIKNFKSEVLIGPLILSNLLASIAMRRELHSVHKELFTVGGAEIIFRTPQEYGLEAANILFSDLEKRAAEYHETALGIYEGFHYEKNKVHLKLNPDREEKLAIHSEVRLVVLTTVY from the coding sequence ATGCGTAGAAAAAAACTTCGTATTTTAGAAAGCTTCAATTTTTTTCTGGAAAGGCAATTTATCAGGGGTGCCCACGTGCAATTGTTTTTTGTGGCCCTGTTGATCGGTTTGTTGTCTGTTATTGGCGGGGCATTGGTTTTACCTTCTGGGGAACCCACCGATTCATTAGGAGAGGCTATTTGGTGGGCATTTTTGAGGCTATCTGACCCAGGATATTTGGGTGATGATGAAGGGACATGGAGACGATTAATTTCTACCTTGATCACCGTAGCTGGTTATGTGGTGTTTTTGGGTTCTTTGGTAGCTATTATTACCACATGGCTAAACCGAAAAATCAGGATACTTGAACAAGGCCTGACCCCCGTTACAGCTACCAATCACATTGTAATCTTAGGCTGGACAAACCGTACCATCCACATTGCCGCCGAATTATTCCAATCCACAGGAAGGCTAAAAAAGTTTTTGCAAAGACATGGGGTAAGAAAATTAAAGTTGATCATCCTATCCGATGATGTGACACCCGACCGCTTGCAGGAATTGAAAGACCATCCCCTAATCGGAGAGAGGGCCAATGAAGTCATCCTACGGTCTGGTGACCCGATTGACAGAGAGCATCTCAGAAGGGTGGACAGCCTTAATGCTTCTGCCATCATTATCCCCAGTCAAACTTATACCCAAAGTGAGTTGATTACCCCAGATGTAGAAACCATTAAAACACTTCTTTCACTCAATGCGGAGGCTAATGGCAATTTTAACCATGACCTTCCTTATGTGGTGGCGGAGATACAGGATGAGAATAAACTTAAAGCAGCCTACCGGGCTTATTCTGGGCCTTTGGAAGTTATTTCCAGTGATAATATAATTAGCCGTTTGATTGCCCAAAATGTCCGGCACTATGGCCTTTCTGAAGTTTATAATGAACTTCTTTCCAATAATTTTAATAATAATCTTTATGCCCGCGATTTCCCTGAAATTATTGGTAAAGAAATGGGCTTTATTAAAAGCCATTATGATGCGGCCATTGTACTTGGGGTGGTCAGAAAAACAAATCAGAAATTTGAGCCTTTTTTAAATCCACCCGATGATTTTGAAGTAAAAGGAGAAGATCGGTTGATATTGCTTGCCAGGAAAATGGAAGACACGGAATTTGAAATAGAAGCCCCGGAAACTTTCCAGGAGTCGGATGTGTCTATTGAATACAAAGGTTCCTTGCCCATAGAAGAAGATTCTGGGATAAAACAATTGCTTATTTTGGGCTGGAACCATCAAATACCTGCCTTGATAAAAGAGTTGGGCTCTTATGAAGATGAAGCTTACCATGTAACCATCGTTTCTCTCAGGCCTCCCGAAGAACGCCAAAAGGAGATTGATCTCCATGGTGTGCAGCGGGGCCGCTTGGCTTGTGAACACCTTCAGGTAGATTATATCCGGGAATCAGAATTGAGGGGTATTCACCCAGAGAAATTTGACAATATCATTTTGGTAAGTAGTGGTCGGTTGACCGATGAGGAAGAAGCAGATGCTCGGACCATTGTAGGCTATACCCTGTTGGAGGAAATTCTAGAGGGGCGGGAGAAAAAGCCACATATTCTTTTGGAGTTATCTGACCCCAGCAATGAAATATTGATCAAGAATTTTAAAAGTGAGGTTCTTATTGGCCCATTGATTTTGAGTAATCTCTTGGCCTCCATTGCCATGCGAAGAGAGTTGCATAGTGTCCATAAAGAATTGTTTACGGTTGGAGGTGCAGAGATTATTTTTAGAACCCCCCAAGAATATGGATTGGAAGCGGCAAACATTCTTTTTTCTGACTTGGAAAAGCGGGCAGCTGAATACCATGAAACAGCCTTAGGTATCTATGAGGGATTCCATTATGAAAAAAATAAAGTCCACCTAAAGCTAAATCCAGATCGTGAGGAAAAACTTGCAATTCATTCGGAAGTGAGATTGGTTGTGTTGACTACTGTTTATTGA
- a CDS encoding phytanoyl-CoA dioxygenase family protein — MSTILSNEQLKQFQEDGFCIVKNVIPQELLNRLRDECQRFMKEKDEEMDRKGVEVDEINHKGKRYFIALRYKDSETMQDLIFSKQLEEITRKILGEDVFLFLEQFVVKAADKGMTFSWHQDSGYLDFDHKPYLSVWCPLDDVNEDNGTVYLLPYKDAGTRDRIEHELQEGTNDKVGYFGDNPGVPAILNAGDVALFSSTCFHRSGSNFTNKSRRVLLLQYSAEPILKEGSQEPLYWADPFVVKGERVKAVPASQE, encoded by the coding sequence ATGAGTACAATTCTGTCAAATGAGCAGTTGAAGCAATTCCAGGAGGATGGCTTCTGCATTGTTAAAAATGTAATTCCACAGGAACTTTTGAACCGTTTGCGTGACGAGTGTCAGCGGTTTATGAAGGAAAAGGATGAGGAAATGGACCGCAAAGGGGTAGAAGTGGATGAAATCAACCACAAGGGAAAACGCTATTTTATTGCCCTTAGATATAAGGACAGTGAAACCATGCAGGACCTGATCTTCAGCAAACAGCTTGAAGAGATTACCCGGAAAATCCTTGGCGAAGATGTCTTCCTCTTTCTGGAGCAATTTGTGGTAAAAGCTGCAGACAAAGGCATGACCTTCAGTTGGCACCAAGATTCAGGTTATCTGGATTTTGATCACAAACCTTATTTATCGGTTTGGTGTCCATTAGATGATGTCAATGAAGATAATGGTACGGTTTACCTGTTGCCCTACAAGGACGCAGGAACAAGGGATAGGATTGAACATGAACTCCAGGAAGGTACCAATGATAAGGTGGGCTATTTTGGGGACAATCCTGGGGTACCTGCCATTTTGAATGCCGGGGATGTGGCCTTGTTTTCCAGCACCTGTTTTCATAGAAGTGGATCCAATTTTACCAACAAATCCAGAAGGGTGCTTTTGCTGCAATATTCGGCAGAACCAATACTCAAAGAAGGAAGTCAGGAGCCGCTTTACTGGGCTGATCCCTTCGTAGTAAAAGGGGAAAGGGTCAAAGCAGTGCCTGCCTCACAGGAATAA
- a CDS encoding SusC/RagA family TonB-linked outer membrane protein, whose protein sequence is MNPKLLLLLTGMAMATYPSAQAAAVPSSGNKAALEINKLQQEKTIRGTVRDASDSQTIPGVNIMVKGSQIGTVTDLDGNFELSVGDEASTLVVSFVGYISQEVSIGNQTNLDIYLEQDVKSLDEVVVVGYGTAKKRDLTGAVNRVGEESFNKGVNVSPDQLIQGKVSGVDIINNSGAPGGEVTFRIRGNSSVRSGNQPLFVVDGVPLDGRNTKPSASAGELGSTEGSNPLNFINPNDIASIDILKDASATAIYGSRGANGVVIITTKKGKSGAPAVMLDMSTGISNMVRKPDIMDGDTFRRALDHRELTGFDGGTSVDAFDAITQTAVTKQVNLSVSGGNDKSNYRLSAGYHDQEGAIKESGIKKYTANYTSSYKFLPEDRLKLDVSVIAANTVENGAPIAENSNVNGSLIGNAIEWNPTVPFRNAQGEYVQRVYQEGGNDVSGLPTNPVALIDYYNDRSNTTQILGSLGATFNIVEGLDYKFSLGVSHAKGNRTVDTSGELFLSTITDLGLAVVNTSVLNSQTITHTLNYKKEWEGIKLNALAGYEFQEYKSYTNNISARGFTMFDLLGSNILQNPSRDNVSVNSYRDPTNQIQSYFGRVNLNFADKFLVTGTMRADGSTKFGENNKYGYFPSFAGAWILSEEGFLKGSSKIDNLKLRLGWGRTGNQEFPAGASQERYAFGNQQISLLNVANPDLKWETTETVNIGVDFSLFRSRLMGSLEYFDKSTTDLLFQLPTIQPAPAAQYWTNLPATIRNNGVELMLNGIVKETQKMSWEVGVNATYLKNELTDYNGAPVLTGQINGNGLGGGSNSQQLVNNQPLYVFKMLDFMGFDEDGVAQYSDDEQFVGDPNPDVLLGFNTKLDYGKFSFSMNMNGAFGQQVYNNTANAVITAANFGLGRNASPEIGLGNESLGNANVVSTRFLEDADYMRLQNASASYNLGPVSNYLRNVRVSLTGQNLFLLTDYSGFDPEVNTNRGVGGVPSFGIEYIPYPPARTFMLGLSASF, encoded by the coding sequence ATGAATCCAAAATTACTTCTGCTGCTGACCGGGATGGCGATGGCCACCTACCCCTCAGCACAAGCAGCTGCAGTGCCTTCCTCGGGCAATAAGGCAGCGTTAGAAATTAACAAACTTCAACAAGAAAAGACCATTCGGGGAACTGTCCGGGATGCTTCGGATAGCCAAACCATTCCCGGAGTTAATATCATGGTCAAGGGGAGTCAAATTGGGACAGTAACAGACCTGGACGGTAACTTTGAGCTGAGTGTCGGGGATGAAGCTTCCACCTTGGTGGTATCTTTTGTAGGGTATATTTCCCAGGAAGTAAGCATCGGAAATCAAACCAACCTTGACATTTATTTGGAGCAGGATGTTAAAAGCCTGGATGAAGTGGTGGTGGTTGGTTACGGAACTGCCAAAAAACGTGACCTTACCGGTGCGGTAAACCGCGTTGGAGAGGAATCCTTTAACAAAGGAGTCAACGTTTCCCCCGATCAATTGATCCAGGGTAAAGTTTCCGGAGTGGACATCATCAATAATAGTGGTGCCCCAGGTGGAGAGGTGACTTTTAGAATCCGGGGTAATTCCTCTGTTAGGTCTGGAAACCAGCCATTGTTTGTGGTGGATGGGGTGCCTTTGGATGGTAGAAATACCAAGCCCAGCGCTTCCGCAGGTGAGTTAGGTAGTACTGAAGGATCCAATCCTCTTAACTTTATCAACCCCAATGACATTGCCAGCATTGACATCCTTAAGGATGCTTCTGCTACGGCCATTTATGGTTCCAGAGGGGCCAATGGGGTAGTGATCATCACTACCAAAAAAGGAAAATCGGGAGCTCCTGCAGTAATGCTTGACATGAGTACAGGCATTAGTAATATGGTCCGCAAGCCGGATATTATGGATGGAGATACCTTCCGAAGGGCTTTGGATCATAGGGAACTTACCGGATTCGATGGTGGTACTTCCGTAGATGCCTTTGATGCCATCACTCAGACTGCAGTGACCAAACAAGTCAATCTTTCTGTTAGTGGTGGAAATGATAAAAGCAATTATCGTCTTTCTGCCGGTTACCATGATCAGGAAGGGGCCATCAAGGAAAGTGGCATCAAAAAATACACTGCCAATTACACTTCTTCATACAAGTTTTTACCGGAAGACCGATTAAAATTGGATGTCAGCGTAATTGCTGCTAACACCGTTGAAAATGGAGCTCCAATTGCCGAAAACTCTAATGTAAATGGTAGTTTGATAGGGAATGCCATCGAATGGAATCCCACAGTTCCTTTTAGAAATGCCCAGGGCGAATACGTGCAAAGGGTTTACCAGGAGGGAGGAAACGATGTGTCCGGCTTGCCTACCAACCCTGTTGCATTAATTGATTATTATAATGACCGAAGTAATACCACCCAGATATTAGGTAGCCTTGGTGCTACATTTAATATTGTAGAAGGGTTAGATTATAAATTCAGCCTTGGTGTAAGCCATGCCAAAGGAAACCGGACTGTTGATACCTCAGGTGAGCTTTTCCTCAGTACCATTACAGATTTAGGATTAGCCGTAGTCAATACCTCCGTATTGAACAGCCAAACTATCACCCATACTCTAAATTATAAAAAGGAATGGGAGGGAATAAAACTGAATGCCCTTGCAGGTTATGAATTTCAAGAATACAAAAGCTATACTAATAACATATCTGCAAGAGGTTTTACCATGTTTGATTTGTTGGGATCTAATATCCTTCAAAACCCATCACGTGATAATGTAAGTGTAAATTCATACCGAGACCCAACCAATCAGATCCAATCTTATTTTGGCAGGGTAAACTTGAATTTTGCTGACAAATTCCTGGTGACTGGTACCATGAGGGCGGATGGTTCCACCAAGTTTGGTGAAAACAACAAATACGGTTATTTCCCTTCTTTTGCCGGAGCTTGGATATTAAGCGAAGAGGGATTTTTGAAAGGCTCTTCCAAAATAGATAACCTAAAATTAAGATTGGGCTGGGGTAGAACTGGTAACCAGGAATTCCCTGCAGGTGCTTCCCAAGAGCGGTATGCATTTGGTAACCAGCAGATCTCCTTGCTCAATGTAGCCAACCCTGATTTGAAATGGGAAACTACCGAAACCGTAAACATTGGTGTGGACTTTTCTCTTTTCCGTTCCAGGTTAATGGGTTCATTGGAATACTTTGACAAGTCTACAACAGACCTGTTGTTTCAACTGCCTACCATCCAACCTGCTCCTGCAGCTCAATATTGGACCAATTTGCCAGCTACCATTCGAAATAATGGTGTAGAATTAATGCTGAATGGAATAGTAAAAGAAACCCAAAAAATGAGTTGGGAAGTTGGGGTAAATGCTACTTATCTGAAAAACGAATTGACAGATTATAATGGTGCTCCTGTATTGACCGGACAAATCAATGGAAACGGTCTGGGCGGAGGATCCAATTCCCAGCAACTGGTCAACAACCAGCCATTGTATGTCTTTAAGATGCTAGATTTTATGGGCTTTGATGAGGATGGTGTAGCCCAATATTCCGACGATGAGCAGTTTGTTGGTGACCCTAATCCAGATGTTCTTTTAGGCTTTAACACCAAGTTGGATTATGGGAAATTCAGCTTCAGCATGAATATGAATGGAGCCTTTGGTCAACAGGTTTACAATAATACCGCCAATGCCGTGATCACGGCAGCAAACTTCGGGCTGGGAAGAAATGCTTCTCCTGAAATTGGTTTGGGGAATGAATCCTTGGGTAATGCCAATGTGGTTTCCACCCGTTTCTTGGAGGATGCTGATTATATGAGGTTACAAAATGCTTCCGCGTCCTATAACCTGGGCCCTGTGAGCAATTACCTTCGCAATGTAAGGGTCTCACTTACCGGTCAAAACCTGTTTTTACTCACTGATTACAGTGGGTTTGATCCGGAAGTCAATACCAATCGTGGTGTAGGTGGCGTGCCTTCCTTCGGCATTGAATACATTCCTTACCCACCAGCTAGAACCTTTATGCTAGGCTTAAGTGCATCATTTTAA
- a CDS encoding alpha-xylosidase, translating to MKQTNYQLFDFLDFNPELDSETNKARLWRACKPTSIAQRGKEVVVTIPFQLFKYESADLSADTSAEQKVFELNLRAYGNKILRVGAAFSGEIKEKSPMLEMNQALKQTGLSIEKQSKKWLVKDEGGRLKAEFDLSDPETDHWSDLLPAPEETFKAIFFPDGEKAIKLSAYDQFFPARADAMGLAFVEEKSEIDRVSFSFHAKPDEKFVGTGERFAKMDLSGHTFQLKNQDGQGVNNRRTYKNIPFYLSSEMYGLFLHTSAYSKFSLADHSNRSVQMLVEEPLMDVFLIGGDQPEEILFQYRQLTGFPSLPPLWSFGVWMSRMTYFSAEEVEEICDRLRAEDYPCDVIHLDTGWFRTDWLCEWKFNPERFPDPKGFIQKLKKQGYRVSLWQMPYIAAEAEQHDEAKANKYMGPLNEKKMQSGSNFSALDYAGTIDFTYPAAVEWYKNLLRELLEMGITCIKTDFGEEIHLDAQYHDMAPELLNNLYGLLYQKAAYEVTKEVTGDGIVWARAGWAGCQRYPLHWGGDAAASWDGMAGSLKGGLHLGLSGFGFWSHDVPGFHGVPNFMNSVIPDDLYIRWTQFGVFTSHIRYHGTSKREPYHFPNISGMVRKWWKLRYALLPYILEQSEKATQSGFPVLRALLLHHPKDKMCWHIDDQYYFGEDILVAPVMNSENRRDIYLPEGNWVSLFSGEKIKGGRWLNQVEVPLEEMPVWVKESAVIPLYPEAVSCTDEMDLAKTVKVSVDENFKGIWPFVEKLERQKVN from the coding sequence ATGAAGCAAACCAACTACCAACTTTTTGATTTTCTGGATTTTAATCCGGAATTAGATAGCGAAACAAACAAAGCCCGGCTTTGGAGGGCTTGTAAACCCACATCTATTGCTCAAAGGGGTAAGGAAGTTGTGGTTACCATTCCATTTCAATTATTTAAATATGAATCCGCAGACCTTAGTGCTGATACTTCAGCGGAACAAAAGGTATTTGAATTAAACCTGAGGGCCTATGGAAATAAAATATTAAGAGTTGGTGCTGCATTTAGTGGGGAAATCAAGGAAAAATCCCCTATGCTTGAAATGAATCAGGCTTTAAAGCAGACAGGCTTGAGCATTGAAAAGCAAAGCAAAAAATGGTTGGTCAAAGACGAGGGGGGAAGGCTAAAGGCAGAATTTGACCTTTCTGATCCTGAAACTGACCATTGGAGTGATCTTTTGCCTGCTCCTGAAGAAACATTTAAGGCGATCTTTTTTCCTGATGGAGAAAAAGCAATAAAGCTAAGTGCTTATGACCAATTCTTCCCCGCAAGAGCTGATGCCATGGGCTTGGCTTTTGTGGAAGAAAAAAGTGAAATAGACCGGGTATCTTTTTCCTTCCATGCCAAACCTGATGAAAAGTTTGTTGGCACCGGCGAAAGATTTGCCAAGATGGACCTGTCAGGCCATACTTTCCAGTTGAAAAACCAGGATGGGCAAGGTGTCAATAACCGCCGAACCTATAAAAATATTCCTTTTTACCTGTCCAGTGAAATGTACGGGTTGTTCCTTCATACTTCCGCATACAGCAAATTTTCATTGGCAGACCATAGCAACCGTTCGGTGCAGATGCTGGTAGAAGAGCCTCTGATGGATGTATTCCTGATAGGTGGAGACCAGCCAGAAGAAATTTTATTCCAATACCGCCAGTTGACCGGATTTCCAAGCTTGCCACCTTTGTGGAGTTTTGGAGTTTGGATGAGCAGGATGACTTATTTTTCTGCGGAGGAAGTGGAAGAAATCTGCGATCGCCTTCGCGCTGAGGATTACCCCTGTGATGTTATCCATTTGGATACGGGGTGGTTCCGAACAGATTGGTTGTGCGAATGGAAATTTAACCCTGAAAGATTTCCGGATCCAAAAGGTTTTATCCAAAAGCTTAAAAAACAAGGTTACCGGGTAAGCCTTTGGCAAATGCCCTATATCGCAGCTGAGGCCGAACAGCATGATGAAGCCAAGGCCAACAAATACATGGGCCCTTTGAATGAAAAGAAAATGCAGAGTGGTTCCAATTTTAGCGCATTGGATTACGCAGGAACAATTGATTTCACTTATCCAGCCGCTGTAGAATGGTACAAGAATCTATTGCGGGAATTGCTGGAAATGGGCATCACCTGCATCAAAACTGACTTTGGAGAAGAAATCCACCTGGATGCCCAGTACCATGATATGGCTCCGGAGTTATTGAATAATCTATATGGCTTGCTTTACCAAAAAGCAGCTTATGAAGTCACCAAGGAAGTTACTGGTGACGGTATCGTTTGGGCGAGGGCAGGCTGGGCAGGCTGTCAACGTTATCCGCTCCATTGGGGTGGTGATGCGGCAGCTTCCTGGGATGGTATGGCCGGCTCTTTAAAGGGTGGCCTTCACCTGGGCTTGTCAGGCTTTGGCTTTTGGAGCCACGATGTGCCTGGATTCCATGGAGTGCCCAACTTTATGAATTCCGTGATACCTGATGATTTGTATATAAGATGGACCCAGTTTGGGGTATTTACCTCTCATATCCGCTACCATGGTACCTCAAAAAGAGAACCTTATCACTTCCCCAATATTTCTGGGATGGTAAGAAAATGGTGGAAGCTGCGCTATGCTTTGCTCCCCTATATTCTGGAGCAAAGCGAAAAAGCTACCCAATCCGGTTTTCCTGTTTTGCGCGCTTTATTGCTTCATCATCCCAAAGATAAAATGTGCTGGCACATTGATGACCAATATTATTTCGGGGAGGATATCCTGGTTGCTCCGGTGATGAATTCCGAAAACCGAAGAGACATCTATTTGCCCGAAGGAAACTGGGTCAGCCTTTTTTCCGGTGAAAAAATCAAGGGTGGCAGATGGCTCAACCAAGTGGAGGTGCCACTGGAAGAGATGCCGGTATGGGTCAAAGAAAGTGCGGTAATCCCTCTTTATCCAGAGGCGGTGTCCTGTACAGATGAGATGGACCTTGCTAAAACAGTAAAGGTTAGCGTTGATGAAAATTTCAAAGGCATTTGGCCTTTTGTGGAGAAGCTGGAAAGGCAGAAAGTGAATTGA